From a region of the Terriglobales bacterium genome:
- a CDS encoding NADH-quinone oxidoreductase subunit N — protein MIPPGDYIRILPELVFAFFGAMVMLLDPLMDESASRRPLGILALIGSLLALATAFYQTGYTGAAFFGMVRVDAFSIFFHVVVAGVAALATLASLEYFEVNGLRAGEYYGLILLGAVGMSLMSSAVELVLIFIALEISSISTYILAGFRRGVAASTESSLKYFLLGSFATAFFLYGVALIFGATGSTSVYAIAAALHAGSPGLLTYAAVALMFVGLGFKVASAPFHVWTPDVYEGAPAPVVALMSTGPKAAAFAVLLRVLFGAAMPGWFWLVWVSAALSMTLGNLGALVQTNVKRLLAYSSIAHAGYLLVAFTGSEIGIRAAIFYAASYAVMNVGAFAIVSHLASRGERYVTLDDYAGLGRRSPVLAAALTILLLSLIGIPATGGFFAKFYAFAAAFQANLVWLGLIAVINSAVATYYYLRLIVVMYMREPVSGMEPVAPASPALAVAVVASVAITIYLGVLPGRVLDYAAQGARDLLGAASLAAR, from the coding sequence ATGATTCCCCCCGGCGACTACATCCGCATCCTGCCCGAGCTGGTATTCGCCTTCTTCGGCGCCATGGTCATGCTGCTCGATCCGCTCATGGACGAGAGCGCCAGCCGCCGCCCGCTCGGCATTCTGGCGCTTATCGGCTCGCTGCTTGCGCTGGCCACCGCCTTCTACCAGACCGGGTACACCGGCGCCGCGTTCTTCGGCATGGTGCGCGTGGACGCCTTCAGCATCTTTTTCCACGTAGTGGTGGCGGGCGTGGCCGCGCTAGCAACGCTGGCATCGCTTGAATACTTCGAGGTGAACGGCCTGCGTGCCGGCGAGTACTACGGGCTTATCCTGCTCGGCGCCGTAGGCATGTCGCTCATGTCCTCGGCAGTGGAGTTGGTGCTGATCTTCATCGCGCTGGAGATTTCGTCCATCTCCACCTACATCCTCGCCGGCTTCCGCCGCGGCGTGGCCGCCAGCACGGAGTCGTCGCTGAAGTACTTCCTGCTGGGCTCGTTCGCGACGGCATTTTTCCTCTACGGCGTTGCTCTCATCTTCGGCGCCACCGGGTCCACCAGCGTTTACGCCATCGCCGCGGCGCTGCACGCCGGCTCGCCGGGCCTGCTCACTTACGCCGCCGTCGCCCTGATGTTCGTCGGCCTCGGCTTCAAGGTCGCCTCCGCGCCGTTCCACGTTTGGACGCCCGACGTCTACGAAGGCGCGCCCGCGCCGGTGGTCGCGCTCATGTCCACCGGCCCGAAAGCTGCGGCCTTCGCCGTGCTGCTGCGCGTGCTTTTTGGCGCGGCGATGCCGGGATGGTTTTGGCTGGTATGGGTCTCGGCCGCGCTCTCCATGACGCTCGGCAACCTGGGCGCGCTGGTGCAGACGAACGTCAAGCGCCTGCTCGCCTACTCCTCCATCGCGCACGCCGGCTATCTGCTCGTCGCCTTCACCGGGTCGGAGATCGGCATTCGCGCCGCCATCTTCTACGCCGCCTCGTACGCGGTGATGAACGTGGGCGCGTTCGCCATCGTCAGCCACCTCGCGAGCCGCGGCGAGCGCTACGTCACGCTCGACGATTACGCCGGCCTCGGGCGCCGCTCACCCGTGCTCGCCGCGGCGCTCACCATCCTGCTGCTCTCGCTCATCGGAATTCCCGCCACCGGCGGCTTCTTCGCCAAGTTCTACGCCTTCGCCGCCGCCTTCCAGGCGAACCTGGTGTGGCTGGGCCTGATCGCTGTGATCAACAGCGCCGTCGCGACGTACTACTACCTGCGGCTGATCGTCGTGATGTACATGCGCGAGCCGGTGTCCGGCATGGAACCGGTCGCGCCCGCCTCGCCCGCGCTGGCCGTCGCTGTTGTGGCCAGCGTAGCCATCACGATTTACCTCGGCGTGCTTCCCGGACGCGTCCTCGACTACGCCGCCCAAGGCGCGCGCGACCTGCTGGGCGCGGCCTCGCTCGCTGCCCGCTAA
- a CDS encoding NADH-quinone oxidoreductase subunit M — protein MNESILSIVVFAPAAGALLLAALPRRDQVIRWTALSVSLAAFLFSIHLPRFFERGNAGFQFELDRQWIASPNIHYHVAVDGISMWLVVLTAFLVPLCVLISWRSVHDRVKEFFILLLLLESALLGVFVSLDLFLFYFFWEATLIPMALLIGMYGHERRIYAAVKFFLYTAIASVFMLAAILWLYAQTGSFDFVVIRAALASGRLAPSASAIMWLFLGFFVAFAVKVPLFPLHTWLPDAHVEAPTAGSVLLAAVLLKMGTYGMLRFNLGFFPDEAQRQSPWIVALAIIGIIYGALVAMVQPNLKKLIAYSSVSHLGFVVLGIFTFTAAGADGAVYQMLNHGVSTGALFMLAGMLYERRHTYEISHYGGLATPMPVYATLFLLVTLSSIGLPLMNGFVGEFLVLSGAFQARGVYGVLAATGVIWSAVYMLWTVQRVFYGEVRNPANAALPDAVGRERLALIPLVVMALVMGVLPNLWLGGIDPAVRAALEPLRHAVAQIATQVTR, from the coding sequence ATGAACGAGAGCATCCTCAGCATCGTCGTCTTCGCGCCCGCCGCCGGCGCGCTGCTGCTGGCAGCGCTGCCGCGCCGCGACCAGGTCATTCGCTGGACGGCGTTGAGCGTCTCGCTGGCCGCTTTCCTGTTCTCGATCCACCTGCCGCGTTTCTTCGAGCGCGGCAACGCCGGCTTCCAGTTCGAGCTCGACCGCCAGTGGATCGCCTCGCCCAACATCCACTACCACGTCGCCGTCGACGGCATCTCCATGTGGCTCGTCGTCCTGACCGCGTTCCTGGTGCCGCTGTGCGTGCTCATCTCGTGGCGTTCGGTGCACGATCGCGTGAAGGAATTCTTCATCCTGCTGCTGCTGCTCGAGTCGGCGCTGCTCGGCGTCTTTGTTTCGCTCGATCTGTTCCTCTTTTATTTCTTCTGGGAAGCCACGCTCATTCCGATGGCGCTGCTCATCGGCATGTACGGACACGAGCGCCGCATCTACGCCGCCGTGAAGTTTTTCCTCTACACGGCGATCGCCTCTGTGTTCATGCTCGCCGCCATCCTCTGGCTCTACGCGCAGACCGGCAGCTTCGACTTCGTGGTCATCCGCGCCGCGCTCGCCTCCGGACGACTCGCCCCGTCTGCCTCCGCGATCATGTGGCTCTTCCTCGGCTTCTTCGTCGCGTTCGCCGTGAAGGTGCCGCTGTTCCCGCTGCACACCTGGCTGCCCGACGCCCACGTCGAAGCGCCCACCGCCGGCTCGGTGCTGCTCGCCGCCGTGCTCCTGAAGATGGGCACCTACGGCATGCTGCGCTTCAACCTCGGGTTCTTCCCCGACGAAGCGCAGCGGCAGTCGCCGTGGATCGTGGCGCTGGCCATCATCGGGATCATCTACGGCGCGCTCGTCGCCATGGTGCAGCCGAATCTGAAGAAGCTCATCGCCTACTCATCGGTCAGCCATCTCGGCTTCGTCGTGCTCGGCATCTTCACTTTCACCGCAGCCGGCGCCGACGGCGCCGTCTACCAGATGCTGAACCACGGCGTCTCCACCGGCGCGCTGTTCATGCTCGCCGGCATGCTCTACGAGCGCCGCCACACGTACGAGATCAGCCACTATGGCGGCCTGGCCACGCCCATGCCGGTGTACGCCACGCTGTTTCTGCTGGTCACGCTCTCCTCCATCGGCCTGCCGCTGATGAACGGTTTCGTCGGCGAATTCCTGGTGCTCAGCGGCGCCTTCCAGGCGCGCGGCGTCTACGGCGTGCTCGCCGCCACCGGCGTGATCTGGAGCGCTGTCTACATGCTCTGGACGGTGCAGCGCGTCTTCTACGGTGAAGTCCGCAATCCGGCCAACGCTGCCCTGCCCGACGCCGTCGGACGCGAGCGCCTGGCGCTGATTCCGCTCGTTGTGATGGCGCTGGTGATGGGCGTTCTGCCGAACCTGTGGCTCGGCGGCATCGATCCCGCGGTGCGCGCCGCGCTGGAGCCGCTGCGCCACGCCGTGGCACAGATCGCAACCCAGGTGACCCGATGA